The following are encoded together in the Bradyrhizobium genosp. L genome:
- a CDS encoding multicopper oxidase family protein has protein sequence MPRRFSTISCVIVASCLGLAASGMTAWLGAAVLQDAPASQHDVCARPEPGTAIVEPTELRSRDGVLETDLSVHDEKLPDGTSRYCYLTSDGEPSPTLRVKPGDQLVIHFKNDLVDLDTATPAIDRPLTNAPICTTAKPVDACASGAMTPVSTNLHFHGLSVPPVCHQDDVLKTSIQPDDAPFEYRLRIPDDAPPGLYWYHPHLHGFSKTQVLGGASGALIIEGIERADPSLAGLPERVLVIRDQDLVNPDAQPSKSEPVMTKSQLDNDGDVANSGTGFGKPSKDLSVNFVPVPYPNYLPATLAMKPGERQLWRVLNASAITYLNLALLFGRAPQQIGIVGLDGVPLRFAGSPSPPVQWVSHIGLPPGSRAEFIVEGPPAGVPALLVTRAVDTGPAGENDPNRALLAITASPDASEPPAALPAHAEPLPPATQPWVGNVAPVRVRKLFFSERPENPDDPNSPTKFFLTNDGETPKPFDPQSDVPDITVRQGDVEDWIIENRSTELHDFHIHQLHFQLLDWSGIAVNEPFLRDTVNVPYYNNRMLKYPTVRLRMDFRDPNIVGTFVYHCHVLEHEDGGMMGRIRVMPRDTASSTKPLNQQKGEL, from the coding sequence GTGCCGCGACGATTCTCTACGATCTCCTGTGTCATCGTCGCATCCTGCCTCGGGCTTGCCGCGAGCGGCATGACCGCCTGGCTCGGCGCAGCCGTTCTGCAAGATGCGCCAGCATCACAGCACGACGTTTGCGCGCGGCCGGAGCCCGGCACCGCGATCGTGGAACCAACCGAATTGCGCAGCCGCGACGGCGTGCTCGAAACCGATCTCAGCGTTCACGACGAGAAGCTGCCGGATGGAACCAGCCGTTACTGCTACCTGACATCTGACGGTGAGCCGTCGCCAACCTTGCGCGTGAAGCCCGGCGATCAACTCGTCATCCATTTCAAGAACGACCTCGTCGATCTCGATACGGCGACGCCCGCGATCGACCGTCCGCTCACCAATGCGCCGATCTGCACGACAGCGAAACCTGTCGACGCTTGCGCAAGCGGCGCGATGACGCCGGTCTCGACCAATCTGCACTTCCACGGGCTCAGCGTGCCGCCGGTCTGCCATCAGGACGACGTGCTGAAGACCTCGATCCAGCCCGACGATGCGCCGTTCGAGTATCGCTTGCGGATTCCGGACGACGCGCCGCCCGGCCTCTATTGGTATCACCCGCATCTGCACGGCTTCAGCAAGACGCAGGTGCTCGGAGGCGCTTCCGGCGCGCTGATCATCGAGGGCATCGAGCGCGCCGATCCGTCACTCGCCGGCTTGCCCGAGCGCGTGCTGGTGATCCGCGACCAGGACCTCGTCAATCCGGATGCGCAGCCGTCGAAATCCGAGCCGGTCATGACCAAGAGCCAGCTCGACAATGACGGCGACGTCGCCAATTCCGGCACCGGCTTCGGCAAGCCCTCGAAGGATCTCTCGGTCAACTTCGTGCCGGTGCCCTATCCGAACTATCTGCCGGCGACGCTGGCGATGAAGCCGGGCGAGCGGCAGCTCTGGCGCGTGCTGAACGCCTCCGCGATCACCTATCTCAACCTCGCGCTGTTGTTCGGCCGCGCGCCGCAGCAGATCGGCATCGTCGGGCTCGATGGGGTGCCGCTGCGGTTTGCGGGCAGCCCGTCGCCGCCGGTGCAATGGGTCAGCCATATCGGCCTGCCGCCGGGCTCGCGCGCCGAGTTCATCGTCGAAGGACCGCCGGCCGGCGTGCCTGCGCTGCTGGTGACGCGCGCGGTCGACACCGGGCCTGCCGGCGAGAACGATCCGAACCGCGCGCTGCTCGCGATCACGGCCTCGCCGGATGCGAGCGAGCCGCCGGCCGCGCTGCCCGCCCATGCCGAGCCGCTGCCGCCCGCGACGCAGCCGTGGGTCGGAAACGTTGCGCCGGTGCGGGTGCGAAAACTGTTCTTCTCCGAGCGACCGGAGAATCCGGACGATCCGAACAGTCCGACGAAATTCTTCCTCACCAACGACGGCGAGACGCCAAAACCGTTCGATCCGCAGTCCGACGTCCCCGACATCACCGTGCGGCAGGGCGACGTCGAGGACTGGATCATCGAAAACCGCTCGACCGAGCTGCACGATTTCCACATCCACCAGCTGCACTTCCAGCTGCTCGACTGGTCCGGCATCGCGGTCAATGAGCCGTTCCTGCGCGATACCGTCAACGTGCCCTACTACAACAACCGGATGCTGAAATATCCGACCGTGCGCCTGCGCATGGATTTTCGCGATCCCAACATCGTCGGCACCTTCGTCTACCACTGCCACGTCCTCGAGCATGAGGACGGCGGCATGATGGGACGGATCAGGGTCATGCCGCGCGACACCGCAAGTTCGACCAAGCCGCTCAACCAGCAAAAAGGAGAGCTATGA
- a CDS encoding alkaline phosphatase family protein — translation MHDRHRSRWLQGCRLTLSALALGQFTAGPVLAQDWDHHGGHETRTPIKHVIVIIGENRSFDHVFATYVPERREESVMNLLSQGIVKLDANKNALPGPNFEKAHQLAATDTGATDAFLLSPPKQTFPKDQLPAPLVGGPKVSYIPNKCGTSPITTCEASLALAQQSESGLPSDYYQYLLTGGTNQTSATPDARITNVSALPAGPFQLTNGEAMPYDAYAASPVHRFYQMWQQLNCNHSAASRDNPSGCGANLFAWVEVTVGAGTNGATQPANFSTEYSPTASTTGEGSTALGFYNVQKGDVPYFSSLAQKYAMSDNFHQSVNGGTGANHIMFGHADMLYFSDTYGNAAVPPNGQQVFSGTPDAGIVHMIENPNPATGTNNWYTEDGYGAGGNGGYPPPYATNPVSGGGSYSDCSDQTQPGVKPITDYLSKLRINPNCEPGHYYLLNNYNPGYFGNGKNAYTDHNPSNTPFTIPPSTRKSIGDSLNDRNISWKYYGDQWNNYVNDPYQLNWGAAGPTADEYCNICNPFQYDTSIMSHPEQVAAHIKDSVDLYSDISKHSLPAVSIVKPSGYTDGHPSSSKLNLFEGFTKKIVDQVEASDYAKDTAIFITFDEGGGYFDSGYVQPLDYFGDGTRIPLIVVSPLARQGHISHEYADHVSIIKFIERNWDLQPITHRSRDNYPNPVTASGNPYVPVNSPALSDLFDFFDFDGGGHHGGGGGWDHDGGWNH, via the coding sequence ATGCACGACAGGCACAGATCACGTTGGCTGCAGGGTTGCCGCCTCACCCTCAGCGCGCTTGCGCTGGGTCAGTTCACCGCCGGTCCGGTCCTCGCGCAGGATTGGGACCACCATGGCGGGCATGAGACCCGGACGCCGATCAAGCACGTCATCGTCATCATCGGCGAGAACCGCAGCTTCGATCACGTGTTCGCAACCTACGTGCCGGAGCGGCGCGAGGAGAGCGTGATGAACCTGCTCTCGCAGGGCATCGTCAAGCTCGACGCCAACAAGAACGCGCTGCCCGGACCGAACTTCGAGAAGGCGCATCAGCTCGCCGCGACCGATACCGGCGCAACCGATGCGTTCCTGCTCAGCCCGCCGAAGCAGACTTTCCCCAAGGACCAATTGCCGGCTCCGCTGGTCGGCGGCCCCAAGGTCTCCTACATCCCGAACAAATGCGGCACGTCGCCGATCACGACCTGCGAGGCCTCGCTCGCGCTGGCACAGCAGTCGGAATCCGGCCTGCCCTCCGATTACTACCAGTACCTCTTGACCGGCGGCACCAATCAGACCTCGGCGACCCCCGACGCGCGTATCACGAACGTCAGCGCGCTGCCGGCCGGTCCGTTCCAGCTCACCAACGGCGAGGCAATGCCCTACGACGCCTACGCGGCGAGCCCGGTGCATCGCTTCTATCAGATGTGGCAGCAGCTGAACTGCAACCACTCGGCCGCCAGCCGCGACAATCCGTCGGGCTGCGGCGCCAATCTGTTCGCCTGGGTCGAAGTGACCGTCGGTGCCGGCACCAACGGCGCGACGCAGCCCGCGAACTTCTCCACGGAGTATTCACCGACTGCGTCGACCACGGGTGAAGGTTCGACGGCGCTCGGCTTCTACAACGTGCAGAAGGGCGACGTGCCCTACTTCAGCTCGCTGGCGCAGAAATACGCGATGAGCGACAACTTCCACCAGTCGGTCAACGGCGGCACCGGTGCCAACCACATCATGTTCGGCCACGCCGACATGCTGTATTTCAGCGACACCTACGGCAACGCCGCGGTTCCGCCGAACGGCCAGCAGGTGTTCAGTGGCACGCCCGACGCCGGCATCGTGCATATGATCGAGAATCCGAATCCGGCCACCGGCACCAACAACTGGTACACCGAGGACGGCTATGGCGCCGGCGGCAATGGCGGCTATCCGCCGCCCTACGCGACCAACCCGGTCTCCGGCGGCGGCTCCTACAGCGACTGTTCGGATCAGACCCAGCCCGGCGTCAAGCCGATCACGGACTATCTGAGCAAGCTCCGGATCAATCCGAATTGCGAACCCGGCCACTATTATCTCTTGAACAACTACAACCCGGGTTATTTCGGCAACGGCAAGAACGCCTACACCGACCACAATCCGTCCAACACGCCGTTCACGATCCCGCCCTCGACCCGCAAGAGCATCGGCGACAGCCTGAACGACCGCAACATCTCCTGGAAGTATTACGGCGACCAGTGGAACAACTACGTCAACGATCCGTACCAGCTCAACTGGGGTGCGGCCGGACCGACCGCCGACGAGTATTGCAACATCTGCAACCCGTTCCAGTACGACACGTCGATCATGTCGCATCCGGAGCAGGTCGCGGCTCACATCAAGGACTCGGTGGACCTGTATTCGGATATCTCCAAGCACTCGCTGCCGGCGGTGTCGATCGTGAAGCCGAGCGGCTACACCGACGGTCATCCGTCGTCCTCCAAGCTCAACCTGTTCGAAGGCTTCACCAAGAAGATCGTCGACCAGGTCGAAGCCTCCGACTACGCCAAGGATACGGCGATCTTCATCACCTTCGACGAAGGTGGCGGCTACTTCGACTCCGGCTATGTGCAGCCGCTCGACTATTTCGGCGACGGCACCCGTATTCCGCTGATCGTGGTGTCGCCGCTGGCGCGGCAGGGCCACATCTCGCATGAATATGCCGATCACGTCTCGATCATCAAATTCATCGAGCGCAATTGGGACCTGCAGCCGATCACCCATCGCAGCCGCGACAACTACCCGAACCCGGTGACCGCCTCGGGCAATCCCTACGTTCCGGTCAACAGTCCGGCGCTCAGCGACCTCTTCGACTTCTTCGACTTCGACGGCGGCGGCCACCACGGCGGTGGCGGCGGCTGGGACCACGACGGCGGCTGGAATCACTGA
- a CDS encoding PepSY domain-containing protein, whose product MRNALIRRGRRWLYVIHRWIGIATCLLFAMWFVSGLVMMYVAFPQLTDKERLAALPVVAWSKVRIAPDRAMAIAGMEQYPRDIRLSMMDDVPVYRVAGWKGAAVTISAVDGRIIDGITTEQALAVAGHHPHAVQPHLLDSVTRDQWSVTARFDPLRPLYLIALGDPDGTELYVSSRSGEIALDTNRQERVWNWLGAIPHWIYPTVLRKDGPLWRDVVLWISGVCLVVAVTGFWIGILRLRLTRRYARGTISPYRGWMAWHHVAGLIGGVFVFTWMLSGWLSLNPGGAFSGRGLSREIAVNYGGHDRPDVVADFQSTPSIPTVEARFVWIGGHRLMVLDDRDGHRSLADPVTGAPTTLSQDEIIAAARRAMPEAPMAFSRRLDEPDAYWYTLHHEREFPVLRIGFDEPARTWLHISPVTAEFLERSDDSRRAYRWWFNALHSLDFPLLLRYVPSRDIVVWLLSAVGTVVSISGIVIGWRRLRRKSAYARLT is encoded by the coding sequence ATGCGCAACGCACTGATCCGGCGTGGACGGCGATGGCTCTATGTCATCCATCGCTGGATCGGCATTGCAACCTGCCTGCTGTTTGCGATGTGGTTCGTCTCCGGCCTCGTCATGATGTACGTGGCCTTTCCGCAGCTCACCGACAAGGAGCGCCTCGCCGCGCTCCCTGTCGTCGCCTGGAGCAAGGTGCGGATCGCGCCGGACCGCGCGATGGCGATCGCGGGTATGGAGCAGTATCCCCGCGACATCAGGCTCTCGATGATGGACGATGTCCCGGTGTATCGCGTGGCCGGCTGGAAGGGCGCTGCCGTCACCATCTCCGCTGTGGACGGCCGCATCATCGACGGGATCACGACGGAGCAGGCGCTTGCCGTTGCCGGCCATCATCCGCACGCGGTGCAGCCGCATCTGCTCGACAGCGTGACGCGCGATCAATGGTCGGTGACGGCGCGCTTCGATCCCCTGCGGCCGCTCTATCTGATTGCGCTCGGCGATCCTGACGGCACCGAGCTTTACGTCTCGTCGCGCAGCGGCGAGATCGCGCTCGACACCAACAGGCAGGAGCGGGTCTGGAACTGGCTCGGCGCGATCCCGCACTGGATCTATCCGACCGTGCTGCGCAAGGATGGTCCGCTGTGGCGGGATGTCGTACTGTGGATCTCCGGCGTCTGCCTGGTGGTCGCGGTCACCGGGTTCTGGATCGGCATCCTGCGGCTGCGGCTGACGCGTCGTTATGCGCGCGGCACGATCTCGCCGTATCGCGGCTGGATGGCCTGGCATCACGTCGCCGGCCTGATCGGCGGCGTCTTCGTGTTCACCTGGATGCTCAGCGGCTGGCTGTCGCTCAATCCCGGTGGCGCGTTCTCGGGCCGCGGCCTCAGCCGCGAGATCGCGGTCAATTACGGCGGCCACGACAGGCCGGACGTCGTTGCGGATTTTCAGTCGACACCGTCGATACCGACGGTCGAGGCCCGCTTCGTCTGGATCGGCGGCCACAGGCTGATGGTGCTCGACGACAGGGATGGCCATCGAAGCCTCGCCGACCCCGTCACCGGTGCCCCGACAACGCTATCGCAAGATGAGATCATTGCGGCCGCGCGCCGAGCCATGCCCGAGGCGCCGATGGCGTTCTCGCGCCGGCTCGATGAACCCGATGCCTATTGGTACACGCTGCATCACGAACGCGAGTTTCCGGTGCTGCGGATCGGTTTCGACGAACCCGCCCGCACCTGGCTGCATATCTCGCCCGTCACGGCCGAGTTCCTCGAACGTTCCGACGACAGCCGCCGCGCCTATCGGTGGTGGTTCAACGCGCTGCACAGCCTGGATTTCCCGCTGCTGCTGCGTTACGTGCCCTCGCGCGACATCGTGGTCTGGCTGCTGTCGGCGGTCGGCACCGTCGTTTCCATCAGCGGCATCGTGATCGGCTGGCGCAGGCTGCGGCGCAAGTCCGCTTACGCGCGCCTCACGTAA
- a CDS encoding TonB-dependent receptor has translation MSSSSSVARQWRLGLVCSLSSLLPAGAFAQTASSTRLDPIQVSPPAAVKPQRVAPSRSAVAARSRPRPAATAAPGGAPQSSASSGSASPTLNATKPQGTGSRLNLTPLQTPASVEIITSQTIAERGQHNVTDAVIQNAVGFTALSAPGNGALSFSDRGFAGSNSVMTLYDGTRFYVGSGTVTFPYDTWSADRIEVLRGPASVLYGEGAIGGVINVIPKKPLETPYNDAEVSVDSNMTRRLSVDSGGPINPNISYRATATGNMSDGWVDRDKTSNLVVSAAVRAQVSESFAVTLSEDYGNRYPSRYFGTPLVNGTILDALRFKNYNASDSTIHYEDSWTQVKTEWDAADGVKVNNTLYYLTSERHWRDIESYTFNPKTQLIDRASYLEIFHDQKQAGDRMDTTFSGHIFGLENQFVSGFDVNHIEFFHTNNSNVPPIPTSSSVSPYGFDPGSFFFTSSPTTPGFNAIVNQYSLFAEDRLSLTNQLSLVSGVRYDRPEVDRTDYKTPSNSFDTTLSGTSWRAGVVYQPIKDLSLYGQYAVGVDPVTNIISLAASQRTFQLSTGKQTEIGVKQSFWGGRGEWTLAGYEIVKNNLLIADPNAPTGPALQVGQQSSRGVEASVGLALDYGWRVDANLALLRAKYDNNVQAVSGQLVSYTGNVPINVPQQVSNVWVTWDFAPNWSVYGGVQIVGQMYSDLANTQLRPGYNLVNGGVRWKPDDRTTVAFRVYNLFDKVYAVTSPYAGQWLLGMPRTAELSVNVKF, from the coding sequence ATGTCCTCATCCTCGTCCGTCGCGCGCCAATGGCGCCTCGGCCTCGTTTGCTCATTGTCATCGCTGTTGCCCGCCGGCGCGTTCGCTCAAACCGCGTCATCGACCAGGCTCGATCCGATCCAGGTCTCGCCGCCTGCGGCGGTCAAGCCGCAACGTGTCGCACCAAGCCGCTCCGCCGTCGCCGCACGCTCACGGCCGCGACCGGCCGCCACGGCGGCGCCGGGCGGTGCGCCGCAATCCTCGGCGTCGTCCGGATCGGCCTCGCCGACGCTCAACGCTACCAAGCCGCAAGGCACCGGCAGCCGCCTCAATCTGACGCCGCTGCAGACCCCGGCCAGTGTCGAGATCATCACCTCGCAAACCATCGCCGAACGCGGCCAGCACAACGTGACCGACGCCGTGATCCAGAACGCGGTCGGCTTCACCGCCCTGTCGGCGCCCGGCAATGGCGCTTTGTCCTTCAGCGACCGCGGCTTTGCCGGCAGCAATTCGGTGATGACGCTCTATGACGGCACACGTTTCTATGTCGGCTCCGGCACGGTGACATTTCCGTACGACACCTGGTCGGCGGACCGCATCGAGGTGCTGCGCGGTCCGGCCTCGGTGCTGTATGGTGAAGGCGCGATCGGCGGTGTGATCAACGTGATTCCGAAGAAGCCGCTCGAGACGCCTTACAACGACGCTGAGGTGTCCGTGGACAGCAACATGACGCGGCGGCTGTCGGTGGACAGCGGCGGTCCGATCAATCCGAACATCTCGTATCGTGCAACGGCCACGGGCAACATGTCCGATGGTTGGGTCGATCGCGACAAGACGTCCAATCTCGTGGTCTCAGCCGCGGTGCGGGCGCAGGTCTCTGAAAGCTTCGCCGTCACCCTCTCCGAAGACTACGGCAACCGCTACCCGTCGCGCTACTTCGGCACGCCGTTGGTCAACGGCACGATCCTGGACGCGCTGCGTTTCAAGAACTACAACGCATCAGACAGCACGATTCACTACGAGGATAGCTGGACTCAGGTGAAGACCGAGTGGGATGCGGCCGACGGCGTCAAGGTCAACAATACGCTCTACTACCTGACCAGCGAGCGGCATTGGCGCGACATCGAGAGCTATACCTTCAATCCGAAGACGCAACTGATCGACCGCGCGAGCTATCTCGAAATCTTCCACGATCAGAAGCAGGCCGGCGATCGGATGGACACGACGTTCAGCGGCCACATCTTCGGACTAGAGAACCAGTTTGTATCCGGCTTCGACGTCAACCACATCGAGTTCTTCCACACCAACAATTCAAACGTTCCGCCGATTCCTACCTCATCCTCGGTCAGTCCCTATGGGTTTGATCCTGGATCGTTCTTCTTCACATCGTCTCCGACCACGCCCGGGTTCAACGCGATCGTCAATCAGTACTCGCTGTTTGCCGAGGATCGGCTGTCGCTGACCAATCAGTTGTCGCTGGTGTCGGGCGTCAGGTACGATCGCCCGGAAGTGGACCGCACGGACTACAAGACGCCTTCAAACAGCTTTGATACGACGCTGTCGGGCACGAGCTGGCGCGCCGGCGTCGTGTATCAACCGATCAAGGACCTTTCGCTCTACGGTCAATATGCTGTTGGCGTCGATCCCGTCACCAACATCATCTCGCTGGCGGCTTCGCAAAGAACCTTCCAGCTGTCGACCGGTAAGCAGACCGAGATTGGGGTAAAGCAATCGTTCTGGGGCGGCCGTGGCGAGTGGACACTGGCCGGGTACGAGATCGTCAAGAACAACTTGCTCATTGCGGATCCCAACGCACCCACCGGCCCGGCATTGCAGGTCGGCCAGCAATCATCGCGTGGCGTCGAGGCGTCGGTCGGGCTCGCCCTGGACTACGGTTGGCGGGTTGACGCCAACCTCGCGCTGCTGCGCGCCAAATACGACAACAACGTCCAGGCGGTTAGCGGCCAGCTCGTCAGCTATACCGGCAATGTCCCGATCAACGTTCCGCAGCAGGTCTCGAACGTCTGGGTGACCTGGGACTTCGCGCCCAACTGGTCGGTCTATGGCGGCGTGCAGATCGTCGGCCAGATGTACTCCGATCTCGCCAATACCCAGCTGCGGCCGGGCTACAATCTGGTCAATGGCGGTGTCAGGTGGAAGCCGGATGACCGCACTACGGTTGCGTTCCGCGTGTACAACCTGTTCGACAAGGTCTACGCCGTGACGTCGCCCTATGCCGGGCAATGGCTGCTCGGCATGCCGCGCACCGCTGAACTCTCCGTCAACGTGAAGTTCTGA
- a CDS encoding CobW family GTP-binding protein — MQVPILLVAGFLGAGKTTVVNHLLAHAEGKRIAAVVNDFGAINIDAELIAGASDGVVSLSNGCICCTLEGDLIRTLATLLRRDPRPEFIVIETSGVADPSDIVRNLMDPVIWKEAPLETVLCVVDATQPVAALNDALLRSQLRAADVVALSKVDLADDATRIAMRDAVRAVRPAAVVVDALHGELPTELLFPADPGHMPEPREPGPRRPATDRFETLSWTSEWPVRLPRLQQAIGRLAPKLARAKGLFETVEQPGRLTVFQLAGGRATLAAGGVSTPGVPRTRIVFIAEMGALSRDEIAAIMQGCVADHDVR, encoded by the coding sequence CTGCAAGTCCCGATCCTGCTGGTGGCAGGCTTTCTCGGGGCGGGCAAGACCACGGTCGTGAATCATCTGCTGGCGCACGCCGAAGGAAAACGGATCGCCGCCGTGGTCAACGATTTCGGCGCCATCAATATCGATGCCGAGCTGATCGCCGGCGCCAGCGACGGCGTCGTCAGCTTGAGCAATGGCTGCATCTGCTGCACGCTGGAGGGCGATCTGATCCGCACCCTCGCCACGCTGCTGCGGCGCGACCCGCGTCCCGAATTCATCGTGATCGAGACCAGCGGTGTCGCCGATCCCTCCGACATCGTGCGCAATTTGATGGACCCGGTGATCTGGAAGGAAGCGCCGCTTGAGACCGTGCTGTGCGTGGTCGATGCAACCCAGCCCGTCGCCGCGTTGAACGACGCGCTGCTGCGTTCGCAATTGCGCGCGGCCGACGTGGTGGCGCTGAGCAAGGTGGATTTGGCTGACGACGCCACGCGCATCGCGATGCGCGACGCTGTGCGGGCGGTGCGTCCGGCGGCGGTGGTCGTCGATGCGCTGCATGGCGAGCTACCGACCGAGCTGCTATTCCCGGCGGATCCCGGTCACATGCCGGAGCCCCGCGAGCCGGGACCGCGCCGGCCCGCGACTGATCGATTCGAGACGCTGAGCTGGACGTCGGAGTGGCCGGTGCGGCTGCCGCGATTGCAGCAGGCGATCGGCCGACTGGCGCCGAAGCTCGCGCGCGCCAAGGGCCTGTTCGAGACGGTCGAGCAGCCCGGGCGGCTGACGGTGTTTCAACTCGCCGGCGGCCGCGCGACCTTGGCCGCGGGTGGCGTGTCGACGCCGGGTGTGCCGCGGACGCGGATCGTGTTCATCGCGGAAATGGGTGCGCTGTCGCGCGACGAGATCGCTGCGATCATGCAAGGCTGCGTCGCGGATCATGACGTGAGGTAA
- a CDS encoding amidohydrolase family protein yields MGGLVISGGRVVDPASGMDAVGDVAVVDGRIAAVGTGLGGAERQIDATGLVVAPGFIDLHAHGQTIPADRMQAFDGVTTTLDLEAGVLPVASWYKRQADKGRVLNYGAAANWAFARIGAMTGSNAESSLESFGAAMRDRRWIDNVATDGEVGGILERLGNGLNEGGIGVGILNAYAPGAGVQELTAVCQLAAQHAVPTFTHVAYMSRIDPESAAEAYIRLIGYAGATGAHMHICHFNSSSKTDIERCVALIAKAQAQGLPITVEAYPYGTGSTVLAATFFSDPQFEERNGLGYDSVQRVTDGHRFGSREELLAAQAEEPSTLVLWHVLDIENNAHHRDLLDMAVLYPGGAIASDAMPWTLSNGKPYTGDAWPLPDDATSHPRSAGCFTRFIREWVRERRKVSLLEGIRKCALIPAEILAASTPAMRSKGRLQPGADADVVVFDFETLSDRATFSAMNRPAEGVRHLVVSGQPLISDGVLDVAARPGRPVRRPVVAS; encoded by the coding sequence ATGGGCGGTTTGGTGATCAGCGGCGGCCGGGTGGTCGACCCGGCGAGCGGGATGGACGCGGTCGGCGATGTCGCGGTGGTGGACGGGCGCATCGCTGCCGTCGGCACCGGGCTCGGCGGCGCCGAGCGGCAGATCGACGCGACCGGGCTCGTGGTGGCGCCGGGCTTCATCGACCTGCACGCCCATGGCCAGACCATCCCCGCCGACCGCATGCAGGCCTTCGACGGCGTGACGACGACGCTCGATCTCGAGGCCGGCGTGCTGCCGGTCGCATCCTGGTACAAGCGCCAGGCCGACAAGGGCCGCGTGCTGAACTACGGCGCCGCCGCCAACTGGGCCTTCGCGCGGATCGGCGCCATGACCGGCTCGAACGCGGAAAGCTCGCTCGAATCGTTCGGCGCCGCGATGCGCGATCGCCGCTGGATCGACAATGTCGCGACCGACGGCGAAGTCGGCGGTATCCTCGAGCGGCTCGGCAACGGCCTGAACGAGGGCGGCATCGGCGTCGGCATCCTCAACGCCTATGCGCCGGGCGCCGGCGTGCAGGAACTGACCGCGGTGTGCCAGCTCGCCGCTCAGCATGCGGTGCCGACCTTCACCCATGTCGCCTATATGTCGCGGATCGATCCGGAGAGCGCGGCGGAAGCCTATATCCGCCTGATCGGCTATGCCGGCGCCACCGGCGCGCATATGCACATCTGCCATTTCAATTCGTCGAGCAAGACCGATATCGAGCGCTGTGTTGCGCTGATCGCGAAAGCCCAGGCGCAGGGTCTGCCGATCACGGTGGAGGCCTATCCCTACGGCACCGGCTCGACGGTGCTGGCGGCGACTTTCTTCAGCGATCCGCAGTTCGAGGAACGCAACGGCCTTGGCTATGATTCGGTGCAGCGCGTGACCGACGGGCACCGCTTCGGCAGCCGCGAGGAATTGCTGGCGGCGCAGGCGGAGGAGCCGTCCACGCTGGTGCTGTGGCACGTGCTCGATATCGAAAACAACGCGCATCATCGCGATCTGCTCGATATGGCGGTGCTGTATCCGGGTGGCGCGATCGCGTCCGACGCGATGCCGTGGACGCTGTCGAACGGCAAGCCATACACCGGCGATGCCTGGCCGCTGCCTGACGATGCCACCTCGCATCCGCGCTCGGCGGGCTGCTTCACCCGATTCATCCGCGAATGGGTGCGCGAGCGCCGGAAAGTCTCGCTGCTCGAGGGCATCCGCAAATGCGCGCTGATCCCGGCGGAAATCCTGGCGGCGAGCACGCCGGCGATGCGCAGCAAGGGGCGGCTGCAGCCAGGCGCCGATGCCGATGTGGTGGTGTTCGACTTCGAGACGCTTTCCGACCGCGCCACCTTCTCGGCGATGAACCGTCCGGCCGAGGGCGTGCGGCATCTCGTGGTCAGCGGCCAGCCGCTGATATCGGACGGCGTGCTCGATGTGGCGGCGCGGCCCGGCCGGCCGGTGCGCCGGCCCGTGGTCGCGAGCTGA